One region of Vidua chalybeata isolate OUT-0048 chromosome 34, bVidCha1 merged haplotype, whole genome shotgun sequence genomic DNA includes:
- the LOC128802178 gene encoding uncharacterized protein LOC128802178, with the protein MGAQLSVSQKSLYYQVVGILSGREQKFKKSEAQKFARWLSLHFPDVSAQKLLQVSFWDRVGNEILRLGDPSLSKFTYLALQIRNIVKNEMQRQPSNDKLFPSSQPGSSHPTPLSSPAAPRSGILRGATRHSVQGCHRLPGSPQNSHDPRLGSPGQTARDLSCPPVSPKCTAPSQKPTVRFHVPDPISPQNGPQEAQNGGRHAAFPATCPSSSCDPPPSPPQSPILPEPNPFRPSGFPASPTSPPTVPPISSLTPPDVTIHLDTSSPNAPPTGPVVVPSGPTPDSHGSHDPPSGSHALFSGAGGCGNPGLPDTLPTLSAAPVPYVPQPEGRLLAQWSPIPQQTIKEL; encoded by the coding sequence ATGGGTGCACAGCTGTCTGTCTCGCAGAAGAGCCTATACTACCAAGTTGTGGGCATCCTTTCGGGGAGGgaacaaaagtttaaaaaatccGAAGCTCAGAAGTTTGCCAGGTGGTTGTCCCTGCATTTCCCTGATGTTTCGGCCCAAAAATTATTACAAGTGTCATTTTGGGACAGGGTAGGGAATGAAATTCTAAGATTAGGGGATCCATCCCTATCTAAATTCACATATCTGGCCCTGCAAATTCGTAATATTgtcaaaaatgaaatgcagagaCAGCCGTCCAATGACAAACTTTTCCCCAGTTCACAACCCGGTTCATCCCATCCTACCCCTCTTTCCTCTCCCGCTGCTCCTCGTTCAGGAATTCTGAGGGGAGCAACCCGCCATTCGGTGCAGGGTTGCCACCGTCTCCCCGGCTCCCCACAGAATTCTCACGACCCCCGCCTGGGCAGTCCTGGCCAGACTGCTCGGGATCTTTCCTGTCCCCCAGTTTCTCCTAAATGTACAGCCCCGTCCCAAAAACCCACAGTTAGGTTCCATGTCCCTGATCCCATCTCCCCTCAAAATGGCCCCCAGGAGGCACAAAATGGCGGGCGCCACGCGGCGTTTCCCGCCACTTGTCCTTCTTCTTCCTGTgatcctcctccctctcctccccagagccccaTCCTTCCCGAACCCAACCCCTTCCGGCCCTCCGGTTTTCCCGCCAGTCCTACCTCTCCGCCCACCGTCCCTCCCATATCATCTTTAACCCCGCCTGATGTCACCATCCACCTGGACACGTCATCACCCAATGCCCCTCCCACTGGTCCTGTTGTGGTCCCTTCCGGTCCCACCCCTGATTCCCACGGTTCCCACGACCCTCCTTCCGGTTCCCACGCTTTGTTTTCCGGGGCGGGGGGTTGTGGGAACCCAGGCCTGCCTGACACCCTTCCTACCCTTTCAGCTGCGCCGGTTCCATACGTCCCGCAGCCGGAGGGTAGGCTCCTTGCCCAGTGGTCGCCGATCCCTCAGCAGACAATTAAAGAACTGTGA
- the LOC128802185 gene encoding hydrocephalus-inducing protein homolog: MTESERIVVPVRAIGGRAILNFPDQLDFSACPVKYSTQKTLLVRNVGNRAAHYQLSTQSPFSVVPTTGTLGAGDSMRVTVGFHPLTTGDHSGWLCCNTGEETIHTELHGEAGAVRVGLSTNFVEVETTFITMSNHATMFIKNRSNVTAHFQWKAFPTEEEENKEKRRLV, encoded by the exons ATGACTGAAAGCGAAAGGATAGTTGTGCCAGTTCGGGCCATTGGTGGCCGAGCTATCCTGAACTTCCCTGACCAGCTGGACTTCTCGGCCTGTCCGGTCAAGTACAGCACCCAGAAGACTCTGCTGGTTCGCAATGTCGGTAACCGGGCAGCTCATTACCAGCTGAGCACCCAGAG TCCTTTCTCCGTGGTTCCGACCACGGGAACTCTGGGCGCTGGCGACAGCATGCGGGTGACAGTGGGATTTCACCCGCTGACGACCGGTGACCATTCCGGGTGGCTGTGCTGCAACACCG GTGAAGAAACTATCCACACAGAGCTCCACGGAGAAGCTGGAGCTGTCCGTGTTGGGTTGAGCACAAATTTCGTGGAGGTTGAGACGACTTTCATCACCATGTCCAACCACGCAACCATGTTCATTAAAAACAGGAGTAACGTCACAGCCCACTTCCAGTGGAAGGCTTTTCCTactgaggaagaagagaatAAAGAGAAGAGGAGGTTGGTCTGA